One Dehalococcoidia bacterium genomic window, AGAGTTTTATCCTTAAACTGAATTTCCCATAATAATGGTGGGAAATTCAAGGACTCCAGCTGCCTCCATCATAGGTTTCATCTCAGGGTTATTCAGCATTGCATTTGCCTGCTCTAAGCTTGTCCAAGTATTGATCACAGTAACCTGATTACCGTCATCTCCGCCTCTAATCACGGTTGCAGAAAGCTCACCTGCCGCTTGCCTCATTTCAAGACCGCTATCAAAAGCAGCCTTCCAGCTATCAAAATCCTTAACGGGGTGCGTTGCAATAGTATATGCAGTCATTCTATTCTCCTTAATTCACGAGGTAGTAGAAGCTCTTCAGATTTATCAAACCCACACCTTCTCCCATCATTACCCAGCTCTCTCAAAATATCCTGCACAGCTCA contains:
- a CDS encoding antibiotic biosynthesis monooxygenase, which gives rise to MTAYTIATHPVKDFDSWKAAFDSGLEMRQAAGELSATVIRGGDDGNQVTVINTWTSLEQANAMLNNPEMKPMMEAAGVLEFPTIIMGNSV